The following are encoded together in the Geobacter sulfurreducens PCA genome:
- the rsmB gene encoding 16S rRNA (cytosine(967)-C(5))-methyltransferase RsmB, translating into MNQSTADPRRSAFDILVRIERERTFAEPLIDRELSGGALKGPDRGLLTELVYGVLRRTATLDYLVDLFCATRAAKLERSVLILLRLGLYQIFFLDRIPVSAAVNETVTLAREKSPRASGLVNAVLRRSDRERSSIAWPDRVRDPAGYLALRHSHPRWIVEGWIAQLGFEEAEALAEVMAAPPPLTLRVNTLRTSREAYLELLREAGTEAEPTRHSPHGIRILSRTAVPALPGFGEGLVIVQDESSQLASLLLEPRSGERVLDACASPGGKATHLAQIMADKGEVIAWDVSEKKLSPIAENARRLGIGIIRPAMADARNPEQNAAPFDRILVDAPCSALGVLRRTPEGKWWKTPDDVARLAQSQCRILAGAASLLKPGGTLLYSTCSTTTDENESIIEDFLSRRADFMLEDLNYLFPGLSECITDRGMFRSWPHRHGMDGFFAARLRRA; encoded by the coding sequence GTGAACCAATCCACTGCCGACCCGCGCCGTTCGGCTTTTGATATCCTCGTCCGCATTGAACGGGAGCGAACCTTCGCCGAACCGCTCATCGACAGGGAATTGTCCGGTGGCGCCCTGAAGGGACCAGACCGGGGGCTCCTGACCGAGCTCGTCTATGGGGTGCTGCGTCGAACAGCGACCCTCGACTACCTGGTGGACCTGTTCTGCGCCACTCGCGCCGCCAAGCTGGAGCGATCAGTGCTGATCCTGCTCCGTCTGGGGCTTTACCAGATTTTCTTCCTTGACCGGATTCCGGTGTCCGCCGCAGTCAACGAAACGGTAACGCTGGCCCGTGAAAAATCACCACGGGCCAGCGGCCTCGTAAACGCAGTCCTGCGACGGTCCGACCGGGAACGGTCATCGATCGCCTGGCCTGACCGGGTGCGGGACCCGGCCGGCTACCTCGCCCTCCGTCACTCCCATCCCCGCTGGATCGTGGAAGGGTGGATCGCCCAGCTGGGGTTCGAAGAGGCGGAGGCGCTTGCCGAGGTCATGGCCGCGCCCCCTCCCCTGACCCTCCGGGTCAATACCCTGCGGACCTCCCGCGAGGCATACCTTGAACTCCTGCGGGAGGCAGGCACGGAAGCGGAGCCCACGCGCCATTCCCCCCACGGCATCCGTATTCTCTCACGGACAGCGGTGCCGGCGCTGCCGGGCTTTGGCGAGGGGCTCGTCATCGTGCAGGACGAATCCTCTCAACTGGCATCGCTCCTCCTGGAGCCCCGGAGCGGTGAACGGGTCCTCGATGCCTGCGCTTCCCCCGGCGGCAAGGCGACCCACCTTGCCCAGATCATGGCCGACAAGGGAGAGGTCATTGCCTGGGACGTGTCGGAGAAAAAGCTCTCTCCGATTGCTGAAAATGCCCGCCGTCTGGGCATCGGCATCATTCGGCCCGCCATGGCCGATGCCCGGAATCCGGAGCAGAACGCCGCTCCCTTCGACAGGATTCTGGTGGACGCCCCCTGCTCGGCACTGGGAGTGCTGCGCCGCACCCCTGAGGGGAAGTGGTGGAAGACCCCTGACGACGTGGCACGGCTGGCCCAGAGCCAGTGCCGGATACTGGCGGGGGCCGCCTCCCTGCTGAAGCCGGGCGGCACGCTCCTCTACTCCACCTGCTCCACCACAACGGACGAAAATGAGTCAATTATCGAGGATTTCCTTTCGCGCCGCGCCGATTTTATGTTAGAAGACTTGAATTATCTTTTCCCCGGCCTGTCAGAATGCATCACCGACCGGGGTATGTTCCGCAGCTGGCCCCACCGCCACGGCATGGACGGTTTTTTCGCCGCCCGCCTGCGTCGGGCCTGA
- the rpe gene encoding ribulose-phosphate 3-epimerase: MKKIAPSILSADFSRLGDEVRAVAAAGADYIHVDVMDGHFVPNITIGPLVVEAVRRVTELPLDVHLMIEHPDRYIPDFAAAGSDIIVVHAEASTHLHRTIQLIKSLGKKAGVSLNPATPLNCLDYVLEDLDLVLLMTVNPGFGGQSFIEACIPKIQSLRAMLDRRGCEAELEVDGGVKIDNIARIAHAGADVFVAGSAIFGSPDYEATIKELKRRAKEPIL; encoded by the coding sequence ATGAAAAAAATTGCCCCATCAATCCTTTCCGCCGACTTTTCCCGCCTGGGCGATGAAGTCCGTGCCGTGGCGGCGGCCGGGGCTGATTATATCCACGTGGACGTCATGGACGGGCACTTCGTGCCCAACATAACCATCGGCCCCCTGGTGGTGGAGGCGGTGCGCAGGGTTACCGAGCTTCCCCTGGACGTCCACCTGATGATCGAGCATCCCGACCGCTACATCCCCGACTTCGCCGCCGCAGGTTCGGATATCATCGTGGTCCACGCGGAGGCTTCCACTCACCTCCACCGTACGATCCAGCTCATCAAGTCCCTGGGCAAGAAGGCGGGGGTTTCCCTCAATCCGGCCACTCCCCTCAACTGCCTCGACTATGTCCTCGAGGATCTCGACCTGGTGCTGCTCATGACCGTCAACCCGGGATTCGGAGGCCAATCGTTCATCGAGGCCTGCATTCCCAAGATCCAGTCACTGCGGGCAATGCTCGACCGCCGCGGCTGCGAGGCGGAGCTTGAGGTGGACGGCGGGGTGAAGATCGACAACATCGCCCGCATCGCCCATGCCGGCGCCGACGTCTTCGTGGCCGGAAGCGCCATTTTCGGCAGCCCCGACTATGAAGCAACCATAAAAGAGCTAAAGCGTCGGGCAAAAGAGCCGATACTGTAA
- a CDS encoding NUDIX hydrolase: MDVPGITELAGRICTTLAGRTRVPMAPGPIPAAVLLPLFERDGEVHVLFTKRTEHLNHHRGEISFPGGVSHPDDASPCETALRETWEEIGIPPGEVDILGELDDFYSVHDYLVTPCVGVIRGDRPLVVNPGEIERIIVVPLKHLLRPEAFRTEDWTWRGRTHPVHFYRYMDDEIWGLTAAILSQFLNTIFPRP, encoded by the coding sequence ATGGATGTACCGGGAATAACCGAACTTGCCGGACGGATTTGTACGACCCTGGCCGGGCGGACAAGGGTGCCGATGGCGCCGGGACCGATCCCGGCCGCGGTGTTGCTCCCCCTCTTCGAGCGGGACGGCGAAGTCCACGTTCTTTTCACCAAGCGGACGGAACACCTGAACCATCATCGGGGAGAAATCTCGTTTCCCGGCGGAGTGAGCCATCCCGATGATGCCTCTCCCTGTGAAACAGCCCTGCGGGAAACTTGGGAAGAGATAGGCATTCCGCCCGGCGAGGTGGACATCCTCGGCGAGCTGGATGATTTTTATTCCGTCCACGACTACCTGGTGACCCCCTGCGTGGGAGTCATCCGGGGGGACCGCCCGCTGGTGGTGAACCCCGGCGAGATCGAACGGATCATTGTCGTGCCGCTGAAGCATCTGCTGCGGCCCGAGGCCTTCAGGACCGAAGATTGGACGTGGCGCGGACGGACGCACCCCGTTCACTTCTACCGGTACATGGATGACGAAATATGGGGGCTCACGGCCGCCATACTCTCGCAGTTCCTCAACACGATATTCCCTCGGCCGTGA